From a single Candidatus Saccharimonadales bacterium genomic region:
- the rpsJ gene encoding 30S ribosomal protein S10: MAEKATTPAGLRIRIRLKAYDHKVIDQSAKQIIDTAIRTGASIAGPVPLPTRRSSFTVVKSPHVYKTGGETFEMRVHKRLIDITNATPKTIDSLQNLSLPAGVDAEIRM, translated from the coding sequence ATGGCAGAAAAAGCCACAACCCCAGCAGGCCTACGAATTCGTATTCGCCTAAAAGCGTATGACCATAAAGTCATCGACCAATCAGCAAAACAAATTATCGATACGGCTATCCGTACCGGCGCGAGCATTGCTGGCCCTGTACCACTACCGACTCGTCGTTCTAGCTTTACGGTTGTAAAGTCACCTCACGTTTACAAGACTGGTGGTGAAACATTCGAAATGCGCGTGCACAAACGTCTAATCGACATTACAAACGCGACACCGAAGACTATCGATAGCCTGCAAAACCTCAGCCTTCCAGCTGGTGTTGACGCAGAAATCCGTATGTAA